Proteins encoded by one window of Brevibacterium atlanticum:
- a CDS encoding DUF559 domain-containing protein, whose protein sequence is MTTEKLYRLGFTKDEVRRGEKCCLSRIARGRYVATGSCDDARHETIWAALSEQDFEEFAHRGDMRDEIEPLRVLIRTRAERIHTASGRWRVTKGREVFSHLSAALVHGLPIAYSAQTRVEVFRPNVSRKYRHLYVRNREIPSAHRKMVGIYAVTTMERTLIDVARDYSPDVSVPMLDEAIGRGRTSRLRLKAVLEECPESRGDATVLRALRLTDGRRESPSESIAAVRFFEHGITGFEPQVEFFGDHGEVFARVDFCHRDARLIVEIDGLEKYTMNGRTPRKSIAAEKAREAALEARGYKVIRLTFGELFRTAPFERILGVLATRLRTG, encoded by the coding sequence ATGACGACGGAGAAGCTTTATCGGCTGGGGTTTACCAAGGACGAAGTCAGGCGCGGCGAGAAATGCTGCCTCTCGCGCATCGCCCGCGGTCGGTATGTCGCGACCGGATCCTGCGACGATGCCCGGCATGAAACCATCTGGGCGGCGCTGAGTGAGCAGGACTTCGAGGAGTTCGCCCATCGAGGGGACATGCGCGACGAGATCGAACCCCTGCGCGTCCTCATCCGCACGCGCGCCGAACGCATCCACACCGCCTCGGGGCGTTGGCGAGTGACGAAGGGGCGCGAGGTCTTCTCCCATCTCTCTGCCGCCCTCGTCCACGGCCTGCCGATCGCGTATTCGGCGCAGACGCGAGTGGAGGTGTTCCGTCCGAACGTCAGCCGGAAGTACCGGCACCTCTACGTCCGCAACCGTGAGATCCCCTCGGCTCATCGGAAGATGGTCGGCATCTATGCCGTGACGACGATGGAGCGCACACTCATCGACGTCGCCCGGGACTACAGCCCGGACGTGTCCGTGCCGATGCTCGACGAGGCGATCGGCCGCGGTCGGACGAGTCGGCTCCGGCTGAAAGCAGTCCTCGAGGAATGCCCAGAATCCCGCGGGGACGCGACTGTGCTCCGTGCGCTGCGCCTGACCGACGGGAGGCGAGAATCGCCATCGGAATCGATCGCAGCGGTCCGGTTCTTCGAGCACGGGATCACCGGGTTCGAGCCGCAGGTCGAATTCTTCGGCGACCACGGCGAAGTTTTCGCCCGCGTCGATTTCTGCCACCGCGATGCCCGGCTGATCGTCGAGATCGACGGGCTCGAGAAGTACACGATGAACGGGCGCACTCCCCGCAAGAGCATTGCGGCCGAGAAAGCCCGCGAGGCCGCCCTCGAAGCCCGAGGATACAAGGTCATCCGCCTGACCTTCGGCGAACTCTTCCGCACCGCGCCCTTCGAGCGCATTCTCGGTGTGCTCGCAACCCGTCTGCGCACCGGATGA
- the gcl gene encoding glyoxylate carboligase encodes MTRMRAVDAIVLILEKEGATETFGLPGAAINPLYSAMKAHGGIRHTLARHVEGASHMADGYTRSAPGNIGVCLGTSGPAGTDMITGLYAAFADSQPILCITGQAPVAVLDKEDFQAVDIASIAAPVTKMAKTVLEAGQVPGVFQTAFQLMRSARPGPVLIDLPIDVQQAEIDFDIDAYEPLAPAKPAATSAQAEKILDLIAEAAHPIIIAGGGIINADAADRLVEFAELTSIPVSPTLMGWGAIPDDHPLAAGMVGIQTHVRYGNASFLESDLVIGIGNRWANRHTGDLGVYRKGRKFIHIDIEPTQIGRVFAPDFGVASDAGAALDALLAAARSRSGGLPDFTGWADECTARKSTEHRKTNFTEMPIKPQRVYQEMNRAFGQDVTYVSTIGLSQIAGAQMLHVYRPRHWINAGQAGPLGWTGPAALGVAKGKPGETVVALSGDYDFQFMIEELAVGAQHKIPYVHVVVNNSYLGLIRQSQRGFEMDYEVSLAFENINSAGSGSSGYGVDHVAVAQGLGCKALRVEDPELIGEGLRVAKELMDEHQVPVVVEVILERVTNISMGTALDAINEFETLAQTPADAPTALTPMGELAAAK; translated from the coding sequence ATGACACGCATGCGCGCAGTCGACGCCATAGTGCTCATCCTCGAAAAGGAAGGGGCGACCGAGACCTTCGGACTGCCCGGGGCGGCGATCAACCCGCTGTACTCGGCGATGAAGGCCCACGGCGGAATCCGGCACACCCTGGCCCGGCACGTCGAGGGAGCCTCGCACATGGCCGACGGCTACACCCGATCGGCCCCGGGAAACATCGGCGTCTGCCTGGGCACCTCGGGCCCGGCCGGCACCGACATGATCACCGGCCTCTACGCCGCGTTCGCCGACTCCCAGCCGATCCTGTGCATCACCGGACAGGCCCCCGTCGCTGTGCTCGACAAAGAGGACTTCCAGGCCGTGGACATCGCCTCCATCGCGGCACCCGTGACGAAGATGGCCAAGACGGTCCTCGAGGCCGGACAGGTCCCCGGGGTCTTCCAGACCGCCTTCCAACTCATGCGCTCGGCCCGCCCCGGACCCGTGCTCATCGACCTGCCCATCGACGTGCAGCAGGCCGAGATCGACTTCGACATCGACGCCTACGAACCGTTGGCACCCGCGAAGCCGGCAGCCACCTCGGCGCAGGCGGAGAAGATCCTCGACCTCATCGCCGAGGCGGCCCACCCGATCATCATCGCCGGCGGCGGAATCATCAACGCCGATGCCGCCGACCGCCTCGTCGAATTCGCCGAACTCACCTCGATCCCGGTCTCACCGACGCTCATGGGGTGGGGCGCGATCCCCGACGACCATCCGCTGGCCGCGGGCATGGTCGGAATTCAGACGCACGTGCGCTACGGGAATGCCAGCTTCTTGGAATCCGACCTCGTCATCGGCATCGGCAACCGCTGGGCCAACCGCCACACCGGTGACCTGGGCGTGTACCGCAAGGGTCGGAAGTTCATCCATATCGACATCGAACCCACACAGATCGGACGCGTCTTCGCCCCGGACTTCGGAGTCGCCTCGGATGCGGGCGCCGCCCTCGATGCCCTGCTCGCCGCCGCGAGATCGCGGTCGGGCGGCCTGCCGGACTTCACCGGCTGGGCCGATGAGTGCACGGCACGGAAGTCGACCGAGCACCGGAAGACGAACTTCACCGAGATGCCGATCAAACCGCAGCGGGTCTACCAGGAGATGAACCGGGCCTTCGGCCAGGACGTCACCTATGTCTCGACGATCGGACTGAGCCAGATCGCCGGAGCCCAGATGCTCCACGTCTACCGGCCCCGGCACTGGATCAACGCCGGCCAGGCCGGACCGCTGGGCTGGACCGGACCCGCGGCACTCGGCGTGGCCAAGGGCAAGCCGGGGGAGACCGTCGTCGCGCTCTCCGGCGACTACGACTTCCAGTTCATGATCGAAGAGCTCGCCGTCGGCGCGCAGCACAAGATCCCCTATGTCCATGTCGTCGTCAACAACTCCTACCTCGGGCTCATCCGCCAGTCGCAGCGCGGATTCGAGATGGACTACGAGGTGTCGCTGGCGTTCGAGAACATCAACTCGGCCGGATCCGGGTCATCGGGATACGGAGTCGACCACGTGGCCGTGGCCCAGGGTCTCGGCTGCAAGGCCCTGCGCGTCGAGGACCCCGAACTCATCGGCGAGGGTCTGCGCGTGGCCAAGGAGCTCATGGACGAGCACCAGGTGCCCGTGGTCGTCGAGGTCATCCTCGAACGCGTCACGAACATCTCGATGGGCACCGCACTCGATGCCATCAACGAGTTCGAGACCCTCGCCCAGACCCCGGCGGACGCCCCGACGGCGCTGACGCCGATGGGTGAGCTGGCGGCGGCGAAATAG
- a CDS encoding glycerate kinase — translation MTHDTVPQGSPTIVCAPDSFKGSASAPAAAAAMARGARAAFPDADVTELPFADGGEGTLETLLAVWGTQPRTVEAVDALGRATSAAFGISPDGTTAVIEAAQANGLPQVSDVPLQPERADTYGVGLIARAVLETGVEEILLCIGGSASTDGGVGIAAALGARFTDAAGEPIAPGGGGLVSVAAVDASELDPRARRVRWRIAVDVDNPLTGPRGAAAVFGPQKGADGDSVTVLDTGLGHLAEVLTSSAEEAEALAATPGFGAAGGIPLALTTLLGAEVVPGSQMVAEAVGLATALAEADIVLTGEGSFDSQSLGGKVVAAVRHHAPASARVIVIAGRVGLSPAECREAGITAALSIAPGPADLDTLSERAAALIEDSAAHACALVAAGSTISGSTIQR, via the coding sequence ATGACTCACGACACAGTGCCACAGGGCAGCCCGACGATCGTCTGCGCCCCCGACTCCTTCAAGGGCTCGGCCTCCGCACCTGCCGCCGCGGCCGCCATGGCCCGCGGTGCGCGTGCCGCCTTCCCCGACGCGGACGTCACCGAGCTGCCCTTCGCCGACGGCGGAGAGGGAACGCTCGAGACCCTGCTCGCCGTCTGGGGGACCCAGCCGCGCACCGTCGAAGCGGTCGATGCGCTCGGTCGGGCCACCTCGGCGGCCTTCGGAATCTCTCCCGACGGCACCACCGCCGTCATCGAGGCAGCTCAGGCCAACGGACTGCCGCAGGTCTCCGACGTGCCTCTGCAGCCCGAGCGCGCCGACACCTACGGGGTCGGACTGATCGCCCGCGCCGTGCTCGAGACCGGGGTCGAGGAGATCCTGCTGTGCATCGGCGGCTCGGCGAGCACCGACGGCGGCGTCGGCATCGCCGCGGCTCTCGGCGCGCGGTTCACCGATGCCGCGGGCGAACCGATCGCCCCCGGCGGCGGTGGGCTGGTCTCGGTCGCCGCGGTGGACGCCTCGGAGCTCGATCCGCGGGCGCGACGGGTGCGCTGGCGCATCGCCGTCGACGTCGACAATCCGCTCACCGGCCCCCGCGGTGCGGCGGCGGTCTTCGGTCCGCAGAAGGGTGCGGACGGGGACTCCGTGACCGTGCTCGACACGGGACTCGGCCACCTCGCCGAGGTGCTCACCTCCTCTGCGGAGGAAGCCGAGGCGCTGGCCGCGACCCCCGGATTCGGTGCCGCCGGCGGGATCCCGCTGGCGCTGACGACGCTCCTGGGCGCCGAGGTGGTGCCCGGTTCGCAGATGGTCGCCGAGGCCGTCGGGCTGGCCACGGCACTCGCCGAGGCCGATATCGTGCTCACCGGCGAGGGCTCGTTCGACTCCCAGTCCCTGGGCGGGAAGGTGGTCGCGGCCGTACGCCACCACGCCCCCGCCTCGGCGCGGGTGATCGTCATCGCCGGACGGGTCGGGCTCAGCCCGGCCGAGTGCCGGGAGGCGGGGATCACCGCGGCGCTGTCAATCGCGCCGGGACCCGCGGATCTGGACACACTGTCCGAGCGCGCCGCAGCGCTCATCGAGGACTCGGCCGCGCATGCATGCGCACTCGTGGCCGCCGGAAGCACCATCTCTGGAAGCACCATTCAACGATGA
- a CDS encoding hydroxypyruvate isomerase family protein: MVRAFDFTAPDSYVLNCSTLLTELPVLERAQAAKDAGFDQVEFWWPFDGNPTPTSAEVDEFIASLENAGVELTGLNFWAGNMAAGDRGMVSVIGAEDDFAANVAIVVEIGRRTGCRAFNALYGLRTEGQDPAGQDSTAAANLDLAARAVAEIDGTVLVEPVSGAEGYPLKRFADAAEVVATVRSEGSANIAVLADFFHLSVNGDDVAAVIEADAANFGHIQIADAEGRGAPGTGSLPLRDWIDRAYALGYTGSVALEYKQDRATAFDWLTHAAQTA, from the coding sequence ATGGTCCGCGCATTCGATTTCACCGCTCCCGACAGCTACGTCCTCAACTGCTCGACGCTGCTCACCGAACTTCCCGTGCTCGAGCGCGCCCAGGCCGCCAAGGATGCGGGCTTCGACCAGGTCGAGTTCTGGTGGCCCTTCGACGGCAACCCGACCCCCACCTCGGCGGAGGTCGATGAGTTCATCGCCTCGCTCGAGAACGCCGGAGTCGAACTCACAGGACTGAACTTCTGGGCCGGGAACATGGCCGCCGGCGACCGCGGCATGGTCTCCGTCATCGGCGCTGAGGACGACTTCGCCGCGAACGTCGCGATCGTCGTCGAGATCGGCCGCCGCACCGGCTGCCGCGCCTTCAACGCCCTCTACGGCCTGCGCACCGAGGGTCAGGACCCCGCGGGCCAGGATTCGACGGCCGCAGCGAACCTCGATCTCGCCGCCCGCGCCGTCGCCGAGATCGACGGAACCGTCCTCGTCGAACCCGTCTCCGGTGCCGAAGGCTACCCGCTCAAGCGCTTCGCCGACGCCGCCGAGGTGGTCGCGACAGTCCGCTCGGAAGGTTCTGCGAACATCGCCGTCCTCGCCGACTTCTTCCACCTGTCCGTCAACGGCGACGACGTCGCCGCCGTCATCGAGGCCGACGCCGCGAACTTCGGCCACATCCAGATCGCCGACGCCGAGGGCCGCGGAGCACCGGGCACCGGATCGCTGCCGCTGCGCGACTGGATCGACCGGGCCTACGCGCTCGGCTACACCGGATCCGTGGCGCTCGAGTACAAACAGGACCGCGCCACCGCTTTCGACTGGCTGACCCACGCCGCCCAGACCGCCTGA
- the uraD gene encoding 2-oxo-4-hydroxy-4-carboxy-5-ureidoimidazoline decarboxylase has protein sequence MDLAEFNRLPAEAARTVLRPCLDVDRWIDAVVAARPFSDLDSALTSAREDAAPLSSDEIATALSHHPRIGEKAKGESAEAAHSSREQAGLGTLEADVQSRLAAGNAAYEKRFDRVFLIRAAGRSPEEILSELDRRMDNSAADEEAEVGDQLIQIAALRLEGILA, from the coding sequence GTGGACCTGGCCGAGTTCAATCGACTGCCGGCCGAGGCGGCGCGCACAGTGCTGCGCCCCTGCCTCGATGTCGACCGCTGGATCGATGCCGTCGTCGCGGCACGGCCGTTCTCCGACCTCGACTCCGCCCTCACCTCGGCGCGCGAGGACGCCGCTCCGCTGAGCAGCGACGAGATCGCGACCGCGCTGTCCCACCATCCCCGGATCGGTGAGAAGGCGAAGGGCGAGTCCGCCGAGGCCGCCCACTCGAGTCGCGAACAGGCCGGTCTCGGCACCCTTGAGGCCGATGTGCAGTCGCGGCTGGCCGCCGGCAACGCCGCCTACGAAAAGCGCTTCGACCGCGTCTTCCTCATCCGCGCCGCCGGTCGCAGCCCCGAAGAGATCCTCTCCGAACTCGACCGCCGCATGGACAACTCCGCCGCCGACGAGGAAGCCGAGGTCGGAGACCAGCTCATCCAGATCGCCGCCCTCCGACTCGAAGGAATCCTCGCATGA
- the xdhC gene encoding xanthine dehydrogenase accessory protein XdhC — protein MTWMDTASELRRARVPAVLVTLTSVRGHAPREAGAKMIATVDDLFGTIGGGNLEMTAVTRARELLAEGVRAPEMLTLRLNDKAPAKYGRQCCGGEVAVLLEPLPVPASVAIFGAGNIGLELTRILSRHDIDLVVSDSRPEQLEAIDGIGAPVAQISREFAVVGEEVLTELPTGTHVLIMTHDHAEDLHLCSAALTRGDLGSIGLIGSSAKWQRFRRNLTAEGFAPEVVDTIRCPIGLPDLPSKAPATIAVSVAADLLSRFA, from the coding sequence ATGACCTGGATGGACACCGCATCCGAGCTCCGCAGGGCTCGGGTGCCGGCCGTCCTCGTCACTCTCACCTCGGTGCGCGGGCATGCCCCGCGTGAGGCGGGAGCGAAGATGATCGCCACCGTCGATGACCTGTTCGGGACCATCGGCGGGGGCAATCTCGAGATGACGGCCGTCACCCGTGCCCGGGAGCTGCTGGCCGAAGGCGTGCGCGCCCCGGAGATGCTCACCCTGCGACTCAACGACAAGGCGCCGGCGAAGTACGGCAGGCAGTGCTGCGGCGGAGAGGTCGCCGTGCTGCTCGAACCCCTGCCCGTGCCCGCCTCGGTGGCGATCTTCGGCGCAGGCAACATCGGACTCGAACTCACCCGGATCCTGTCCCGGCACGACATCGACCTCGTCGTCTCCGACTCGCGGCCCGAACAGCTCGAGGCCATCGACGGGATCGGCGCCCCCGTGGCGCAGATCAGCCGCGAGTTCGCCGTCGTCGGGGAGGAAGTGCTCACCGAACTGCCGACCGGCACGCACGTGCTCATCATGACCCATGATCATGCCGAGGACCTGCACCTGTGCTCCGCGGCGCTGACCCGCGGCGACCTCGGCTCCATCGGACTCATCGGCTCGAGCGCCAAATGGCAGCGCTTCCGCAGGAACCTCACCGCCGAAGGCTTCGCCCCCGAGGTCGTCGACACCATCCGCTGCCCCATCGGGCTGCCGGACCTGCCGAGCAAGGCCCCGGCGACGATCGCCGTCAGCGTCGCCGCGGACCTGCTCTCACGCTTCGCCTGA
- the bcp gene encoding thioredoxin-dependent thiol peroxidase, whose amino-acid sequence MTATTTQLRAGDIAPDFTLTDAEERTVSKSDFAGRKVILYFYPKASTPGCTTEACDFRDNLSALAAAGFEVLGVSPDDPESLRAFAADEGLTFSLLSDYGGVVARAYGSYGQKTDGEHTFQGTLRSTFVIAEDGRLTHAEYNVDAQGHVARLRTHLLP is encoded by the coding sequence ATGACCGCAACGACGACTCAGCTGCGAGCCGGAGACATCGCACCGGACTTCACGCTCACCGACGCCGAGGAGCGGACCGTTTCGAAATCCGACTTCGCCGGCAGGAAGGTCATCCTCTACTTCTACCCCAAGGCATCGACGCCCGGCTGCACCACCGAGGCCTGCGACTTCCGCGACAATCTCTCCGCGCTGGCCGCCGCGGGCTTCGAGGTCCTCGGCGTCTCGCCCGATGACCCGGAGTCGCTGCGGGCGTTCGCCGCCGATGAGGGCCTGACGTTCTCGCTCCTGTCCGACTACGGCGGCGTCGTCGCCCGGGCCTATGGCAGCTACGGTCAGAAGACGGACGGGGAGCACACCTTCCAGGGCACCCTGCGCTCGACGTTCGTCATCGCCGAGGACGGCCGGCTCACCCATGCGGAGTACAACGTCGACGCCCAGGGCCACGTTGCCCGCCTGAGAACCCACCTCCTCCCCTAA
- the uraH gene encoding hydroxyisourate hydrolase: MSFITAHALDSTLGTPAAGLEVTLYDGAEVIVSARTDDNGRVSDFGPDHLEPGDYRIVFGAGDYFAARNMDHFHPVVTIDFTVQAGQAHYHIPLLLSPFAYSTYRGS, from the coding sequence ATGAGCTTCATCACCGCCCACGCCCTCGACTCGACTCTCGGCACACCGGCCGCAGGTCTCGAAGTCACCCTCTATGACGGCGCCGAGGTCATCGTCTCCGCCCGCACCGACGACAACGGGCGGGTCTCGGACTTCGGCCCCGACCACCTCGAGCCCGGGGACTACCGGATCGTCTTCGGCGCCGGCGACTACTTCGCAGCCCGGAACATGGACCACTTCCACCCCGTGGTCACGATCGACTTCACCGTCCAGGCAGGACAGGCGCACTATCACATCCCGCTGCTGCTCAGCCCCTTCGCCTACAGCACCTACCGCGGCAGCTGA
- the guaD gene encoding guanine deaminase — MVIYRARVFDTPDNPFTGGRLRADSDTALVVEDGLITARTDFASARSSHPDAEVVDLRAGVLIPGLVDTHVHFPQVRAIGYLGKPLLEWLDDCALPEEAKLHDESYAGAVAGEFLTGLASAGTTSAMVFGSHFASAVDILFARAAEVGLRITAGLVTSDRNLPEPLLTDVDRSVDEGQELIDRWHGKGRLRYAITPRFSFSASQELMAAGGALLEANPDVWVTSHLNENHDEIAGVAEMFPEAIDYLDTYDRAGLLGRQTILAHNVHPSDRELARMAEVGAASAHCPTSNSALASGFFPLRRHLAAGVRVALGSDVGAGNGFSLLKEGVQAYFMQQLDPSGGLPLSAAHLLHLATAAGADALGLAAEVGDLSVGKRFDAAYISPAEGQPLDVGIRHAEDDEAALAKIFAMGTPADITKVWIDGTPVNP; from the coding sequence GTGGTCATCTACCGTGCCCGCGTCTTCGATACGCCGGACAACCCCTTCACCGGAGGGCGGCTGCGCGCCGACTCCGACACCGCCCTCGTCGTCGAGGACGGACTCATCACCGCCCGCACCGACTTCGCCTCCGCCCGCTCATCGCACCCCGATGCCGAGGTGGTCGACCTGCGTGCCGGGGTGCTCATTCCCGGCCTCGTCGACACCCACGTCCACTTTCCGCAGGTCAGGGCCATCGGCTACCTCGGCAAACCGCTGCTCGAATGGCTCGACGACTGCGCCCTGCCCGAAGAGGCGAAGCTTCACGACGAGTCCTATGCCGGTGCGGTGGCCGGGGAATTCCTCACCGGCCTGGCCTCGGCGGGGACCACCTCGGCGATGGTCTTCGGTTCGCACTTCGCCAGCGCGGTGGACATCCTCTTCGCCCGCGCCGCCGAGGTGGGGCTGCGGATCACCGCGGGTCTCGTCACGAGCGACCGGAACCTTCCCGAACCGCTGCTCACCGACGTCGACCGTTCTGTCGACGAAGGCCAGGAGCTCATCGACCGGTGGCACGGGAAGGGCCGGCTGCGGTACGCGATCACTCCGCGGTTCTCGTTCTCGGCCTCGCAGGAGCTCATGGCCGCCGGGGGAGCGCTCTTGGAAGCCAATCCGGACGTGTGGGTGACCTCGCACCTGAACGAGAACCACGACGAGATCGCCGGGGTCGCGGAGATGTTCCCCGAGGCGATCGACTACCTCGACACGTATGACCGGGCGGGACTGCTCGGGCGGCAGACGATCCTCGCGCACAATGTCCACCCGAGCGATCGGGAATTGGCGCGGATGGCTGAGGTCGGGGCCGCCTCGGCGCACTGCCCGACCTCGAATTCGGCGCTGGCCAGCGGATTCTTCCCGCTGCGCCGCCACCTCGCTGCCGGTGTCCGGGTGGCACTGGGCTCGGACGTCGGCGCGGGCAACGGGTTCTCGCTGCTCAAGGAGGGCGTGCAGGCGTACTTCATGCAGCAGTTGGATCCGTCCGGGGGCCTGCCCCTGTCTGCGGCTCATCTGCTCCACCTCGCGACCGCGGCGGGCGCCGATGCGCTCGGGCTGGCCGCCGAGGTCGGGGACCTGTCCGTGGGCAAGCGCTTCGACGCCGCGTACATCTCCCCTGCCGAGGGGCAGCCGCTGGACGTGGGCATCAGACACGCCGAGGACGACGAAGCCGCACTGGCGAAGATCTTCGCCATGGGCACCCCCGCCGACATCACGAAGGTCTGGATCGACGGCACCCCAGTCAACCCCTAA
- the allB gene encoding allantoinase AllB → MSNDAKFDLIIHAEAALLPDGIEPASVGVRDGRIAGIARGDNGLDPAASAGVEVVEVGADEVLLPGLVDSHVHVNDPGRAEWEGFASATRAAAAGGVTTIVDMPLNSLPPTVDVAALETKREVAAPKAFVDVGFWGGAIPGNTADLRPLHEAGVYGFKCFLEDSGVDEFPPLEPAEMQVDMAEIASFDSMLIVHAEDHEVMTGAPKNSGPKFADFLATRPREAENVAIARVIDAARATGARAHILHLSSADSLEQIAAAKAEGIRLTVETCPHYLVFTAEEIPDGATTHKCCPPIREESNREALWQGLIDGTIDCIVSDHSPSTAELKLLDTGDFGAAWGGISSLQLGLSLVWTEAAKRGIELAEVVRWMSAAPAAVARVENKGAIAVGNDADFAVFAPDEEWAVRATDLYHRNQISAYDARTVRGRVTRTVLRGATVDFETPTGRLLTAH, encoded by the coding sequence TTGAGCAATGACGCCAAATTCGATCTGATCATCCACGCCGAGGCGGCCCTGCTGCCCGACGGAATCGAGCCCGCGAGCGTCGGTGTCAGGGATGGGAGGATCGCCGGGATCGCCCGCGGTGACAACGGCCTGGACCCGGCCGCCTCGGCGGGGGTGGAGGTCGTCGAGGTCGGCGCCGATGAGGTGCTCCTGCCGGGGCTCGTCGACTCCCACGTCCACGTCAACGATCCGGGTCGAGCCGAGTGGGAGGGCTTCGCCAGCGCCACCCGCGCGGCCGCGGCCGGGGGAGTGACGACGATCGTCGACATGCCGCTGAACTCCCTGCCGCCGACGGTCGACGTCGCCGCACTCGAGACCAAACGCGAGGTCGCCGCACCGAAGGCGTTCGTCGACGTCGGTTTCTGGGGCGGGGCGATCCCCGGCAACACCGCCGACCTGCGTCCTCTGCACGAGGCTGGCGTCTACGGGTTCAAGTGCTTCCTCGAGGACTCCGGGGTCGATGAGTTCCCGCCTCTGGAGCCGGCCGAGATGCAGGTCGACATGGCCGAGATCGCGTCCTTCGACTCGATGCTCATCGTCCATGCCGAGGATCACGAGGTGATGACCGGGGCGCCGAAGAACTCGGGTCCGAAGTTCGCCGACTTCCTCGCCACGCGCCCCCGCGAGGCAGAGAACGTCGCCATCGCCCGGGTCATCGACGCCGCCCGCGCCACCGGGGCCCGCGCCCACATCCTCCACCTGTCCTCCGCCGATTCGCTCGAGCAGATCGCGGCGGCCAAAGCCGAAGGGATCCGGCTCACCGTCGAGACCTGCCCGCACTACCTCGTCTTCACCGCCGAGGAGATCCCGGACGGGGCGACGACGCACAAGTGCTGCCCGCCGATCCGTGAGGAATCCAACCGCGAGGCGCTGTGGCAGGGCCTCATCGACGGCACCATCGACTGCATCGTCTCCGATCACTCGCCGTCGACGGCCGAACTCAAACTGCTCGACACCGGGGACTTCGGCGCCGCGTGGGGCGGCATCTCGTCCCTGCAGCTGGGTCTGTCCCTCGTATGGACCGAAGCGGCCAAGCGCGGCATCGAGCTCGCCGAGGTGGTCCGCTGGATGTCCGCAGCACCGGCGGCGGTGGCGCGCGTGGAGAACAAGGGCGCGATCGCGGTGGGCAACGACGCGGACTTCGCCGTCTTCGCCCCCGATGAGGAGTGGGCCGTGCGCGCTACGGACCTCTATCACCGTAACCAGATCAGCGCGTACGACGCCCGCACCGTCCGCGGCCGGGTGACCCGGACCGTGCTGCGCGGCGCGACGGTCGACTTCGAGACCCCGACCGGCCGCCTTCTCACCGCCCACTAA
- the pucL gene encoding factor-independent urate hydroxylase codes for MSTVRLTSNQYGKAENRLMRVYRDTERHEIRDLNVTSQLWGDFETAHTEGDNSHVVATDTQKNTVFAKAKELGVSSPEQFLIGLADHFVSHFDWVTGGRWEAEECGWDRINDHNHSFFKSAPEVRTVVFTRDGDKDTLISGFNGLTVLKTTESGFVGYPKDKYTTLPETEDRILATDIATRWIYNTTDIDFEAVYTQVKEIILDSFTDHFSHALQHTLYQMGEKVIEAVPQIDEIRFSCPNKHHFLYDIERFGLENPNEVFIVADRPYGLIEATFTRDGVDENKDAWAQIAGFC; via the coding sequence ATGAGTACAGTCCGACTGACATCGAACCAGTACGGCAAGGCGGAGAACCGACTCATGCGGGTCTACCGCGATACCGAACGTCACGAGATCCGCGACCTCAACGTCACCTCGCAGCTGTGGGGAGACTTCGAGACCGCGCACACCGAGGGCGACAACTCCCACGTCGTCGCCACCGACACCCAGAAGAACACGGTCTTCGCGAAGGCGAAGGAACTGGGCGTGAGCTCTCCCGAGCAGTTCCTCATCGGCCTGGCCGACCACTTCGTATCACACTTCGACTGGGTCACCGGAGGGCGCTGGGAGGCCGAGGAGTGCGGCTGGGATCGGATCAACGACCACAACCACTCGTTCTTCAAGTCCGCTCCCGAAGTCCGCACCGTCGTGTTCACTCGGGACGGTGACAAGGACACACTGATCTCCGGCTTCAACGGTCTCACCGTGCTCAAGACCACCGAATCGGGTTTCGTCGGCTACCCGAAGGACAAGTACACGACGCTGCCGGAGACCGAGGACCGCATTCTCGCCACCGACATCGCCACGCGGTGGATCTACAACACCACCGACATCGACTTCGAGGCGGTCTACACCCAGGTCAAGGAGATCATCCTCGACTCATTCACCGATCACTTCTCCCACGCCCTGCAGCACACGCTCTACCAGATGGGGGAGAAGGTCATCGAGGCTGTGCCGCAGATCGACGAGATCCGCTTCTCCTGCCCGAACAAGCACCACTTCCTCTATGACATCGAGCGCTTCGGACTCGAGAACCCGAACGAGGTCTTCATCGTCGCCGACCGCCCGTACGGCCTCATCGAGGCCACCTTCACCCGCGACGGCGTCGACGAGAACAAGGACGCCTGGGCACAGATCGCCGGCTTCTGCTGA